The following coding sequences lie in one Arthrobacter sp. SLBN-122 genomic window:
- a CDS encoding MinD/ParA family ATP-binding protein — MPAITPSPSSSNDAGKPLTRRSSWAEAAAVADATKPSRAPSPAPVAPAESAPAQSTPAQPDRAPAPDSAPEPIASVPAATARSARGAVAPEAAAPASDAPAETPAFRRSRPTVADAIAESPMPDFISSPGLFVKEQKPRPVGGFRGALYNLTGGAWNLGPGPKQRQEDELGRRISRQLQGSYNTAILSLKGGIGKTSTTVGVGLTLAEYRGDAPCAIDANPDSGDLVERALGEGIYQQASPRTITDLLENIESINSLTALARYMHHAGRLHLIAGEQDPEVSDSLTAEEYLRIRKLISSYYSVALTDCGTGVTHNAMSGILQSADNLVIAAGYAVSGAKRARSTLHWLASHGYEDLARNAIVVITDKDEVSSRVDKDAIEEHLSGICRELIAVPHDRGVADGDLVTLDVLKPETRRAYKEIAAAIVDGYR, encoded by the coding sequence ATGCCAGCAATAACCCCTTCCCCTTCCAGTTCAAACGACGCCGGTAAGCCGTTGACGCGCCGCTCCTCCTGGGCGGAGGCAGCCGCTGTGGCCGATGCGACCAAGCCGTCCCGCGCACCTTCCCCTGCCCCAGTGGCTCCCGCCGAGTCGGCTCCTGCACAGTCCACCCCTGCACAGCCCGACCGGGCGCCGGCTCCCGATTCTGCACCGGAACCCATCGCCTCGGTGCCCGCCGCCACGGCGCGTTCCGCACGTGGTGCGGTGGCTCCTGAAGCTGCCGCGCCGGCGTCGGACGCTCCCGCCGAAACCCCCGCCTTCCGCCGCAGCCGGCCCACCGTGGCCGACGCCATCGCGGAGAGCCCCATGCCGGACTTCATCAGCTCGCCCGGCCTGTTCGTCAAGGAACAGAAGCCGCGGCCCGTGGGCGGCTTCCGCGGCGCCCTGTACAACCTGACCGGCGGCGCCTGGAACCTGGGCCCGGGGCCAAAGCAGCGCCAGGAGGATGAGCTGGGCCGTCGAATCTCGCGTCAGCTCCAGGGCAGCTACAACACCGCCATCCTCAGCCTCAAGGGCGGGATCGGCAAGACCTCCACCACGGTGGGCGTGGGCCTGACGCTGGCCGAATACCGTGGCGACGCGCCCTGCGCCATCGACGCCAACCCGGACTCCGGGGACCTGGTGGAACGCGCGCTGGGCGAGGGCATCTACCAGCAGGCCAGCCCGCGGACCATCACGGACCTGCTGGAAAACATCGAGTCCATCAATTCGCTGACTGCGCTGGCCCGGTACATGCACCACGCCGGCCGGCTGCACCTGATTGCGGGGGAGCAGGACCCGGAGGTCTCGGACTCGCTGACGGCCGAGGAGTACCTGCGGATCCGGAAGCTAATCTCCAGCTATTACTCCGTGGCTTTGACTGACTGCGGTACCGGCGTGACGCACAATGCCATGAGCGGGATCCTGCAGTCGGCGGACAACTTGGTGATCGCCGCCGGCTACGCCGTGTCCGGTGCCAAGCGGGCCCGGAGCACCCTGCACTGGCTGGCCAGCCACGGCTACGAGGACCTGGCCCGCAACGCAATCGTGGTGATCACCGACAAGGACGAGGTGTCCTCCCGCGTGGACAAGGACGCCATCGAGGAGCACCTCTCCGGGATCTGCCGCGAACTGATCGCCGTCCCGCACGACCGTGGCGTGGCCGACGGGGACCTGGTGACCCTGGATGTGCTGAAGCCGGAGACGCGGCGGGCGTACAAGGAAATCGCTGCCGCGATCGTGGACGGGTACCGGTAG
- a CDS encoding DUF4990 domain-containing protein has product MLERVSPTSPDNIPGYREVLHNNVAYSGPLTSNDNTAAQNETNDSWTIDGGLSLAAGDFESLDMQQLTAPWKPDGALPDVSFMKPVAGSALQKYGLGYLADKDDLFATLQKLVTAYSGSGDIDNQGLRDSLLNKLQDHELAAFTQQLKAQRQKHISEYAVDTLVLVANAMPS; this is encoded by the coding sequence ATGCTGGAGCGCGTGAGCCCCACAAGTCCAGACAACATTCCCGGATACCGGGAGGTCCTGCACAACAACGTGGCCTACTCCGGCCCATTGACGTCAAACGACAACACTGCGGCACAAAACGAGACGAACGATTCGTGGACGATTGATGGCGGCCTCAGCCTGGCTGCCGGTGACTTCGAGAGCCTCGATATGCAGCAACTGACCGCTCCCTGGAAGCCGGACGGCGCCCTCCCCGACGTGTCGTTCATGAAGCCCGTGGCCGGCAGCGCGCTGCAAAAGTATGGATTGGGCTATCTCGCTGACAAGGACGATCTCTTTGCAACGCTGCAGAAGCTGGTGACCGCCTACAGCGGCTCCGGAGACATTGATAACCAAGGCCTGCGGGACAGCCTTTTGAATAAGCTGCAGGACCATGAGCTGGCCGCCTTTACCCAGCAACTGAAGGCCCAGCGGCAAAAGCACATCAGTGAGTATGCCGTCGATACTCTGGTGCTGGTGGCGAACGCGATGCCATCGTAG
- a CDS encoding acyltransferase family protein — MDSSATAIGRATAARAEPGKSLQRLDIQGLRALAVLSVIADHLFKLPAGGFVGVDVFFVISGFLITGLLIKEHARSGRISFVDFYRRRIRRITPVAVLVLAVTVAASWSIYTATRAQAVAVDAIWSLFFAANWHLALVGTDYMQNQGPVSPLQHYWSLAVEEQYYMVWPIVMVVILGFGFKSVRQQRVRKTFLLTALVLLTAGSFIWAMHESATSPSWAYFSTVSRAWELGVGAILAASVGLLARIPQAIRPALGWSGLAGIIASLFIITPESTFPAPWAGLPVLATALVIVSGTGSSRDFLKPLTNRVAGYIGDISYSLYLWHWPVIILLTAYVPATQPIYFYLALAMSVGLSVLSYHFVEDKIRRSSWLDASRKRRPRTHRPFRLPRMQLGAGVSSKAAYIGLAVLAVITGGTSLLALTPQETPSSAAYVAAPRPSGAANVAAPMFSPAVQGVQDKIAASLTSTAWPELSPSLDSLGNSSWAPEVYTDRCLTVPAEKWGADCVYGDKKSSKVAVVLGDSMAASWMPAIRGALEPQGYRIEMLTRSACPVFAVTLANKDQEACGSHRAASFAYVAEHRPALVIVANLDSIGNTVAGKDVAAAMAEWETGGRDSLSKLGTSSKIAMLSVPPRGPNLNDCAVAGSTPQTCTAQISDFWWKVTAREKAAVEAEAKANVPVRYIDVSNWFCTPTAVCPPYIGNHPVRVDGIHMVGEYTDTLAAVVAEALNGDPAASLKP; from the coding sequence ATGGATAGTTCCGCGACCGCGATCGGGCGTGCCACGGCGGCGAGAGCCGAGCCGGGGAAATCGCTTCAGCGGCTCGATATTCAGGGCCTTCGCGCCTTAGCCGTCCTGTCTGTTATCGCAGACCACCTGTTCAAGCTTCCGGCGGGTGGCTTCGTTGGTGTTGATGTCTTCTTCGTGATCTCGGGCTTCCTGATCACTGGATTGCTCATCAAGGAACATGCCAGGTCTGGGCGGATTTCATTCGTTGACTTCTACCGCCGTCGAATTCGGCGCATCACACCTGTTGCCGTCTTGGTCCTTGCTGTCACCGTGGCTGCATCGTGGTCGATCTACACAGCGACCAGGGCGCAGGCAGTGGCTGTTGACGCTATCTGGTCATTATTCTTTGCCGCGAACTGGCATCTGGCTCTCGTGGGCACCGACTACATGCAGAACCAAGGGCCTGTTTCACCTTTGCAGCACTACTGGTCCCTCGCTGTCGAAGAGCAGTACTACATGGTGTGGCCGATAGTGATGGTCGTGATTCTTGGTTTCGGCTTCAAGTCTGTGCGGCAGCAGAGGGTACGGAAGACTTTTCTCCTTACCGCTCTTGTCCTCCTCACGGCAGGCTCCTTTATATGGGCCATGCATGAGTCCGCAACATCGCCTTCTTGGGCATACTTTTCGACCGTCTCCAGGGCTTGGGAACTCGGTGTCGGCGCAATTCTCGCCGCCTCGGTTGGTCTCCTTGCACGGATACCCCAAGCGATCCGACCCGCCCTAGGATGGTCTGGTCTGGCTGGCATTATAGCCAGTTTGTTCATCATCACCCCAGAATCGACTTTTCCTGCCCCGTGGGCAGGACTCCCGGTTTTAGCGACGGCACTGGTTATCGTTTCGGGAACCGGAAGCTCCCGGGACTTCCTGAAACCGCTGACAAACCGGGTAGCAGGCTACATCGGCGACATCTCATACTCGCTATACCTTTGGCACTGGCCGGTCATAATCCTCCTGACGGCCTATGTCCCGGCAACGCAACCAATCTATTTCTATCTTGCACTCGCGATGTCTGTCGGCCTTTCAGTCTTGTCGTACCACTTCGTGGAGGACAAGATTCGCCGATCCTCTTGGCTCGACGCCAGCAGGAAGAGGCGTCCCCGCACGCACCGTCCGTTCCGCCTGCCTCGCATGCAGCTTGGGGCTGGAGTATCTAGCAAGGCCGCCTATATTGGTCTCGCTGTACTTGCTGTAATAACCGGCGGTACCTCACTGTTAGCTCTGACGCCTCAGGAAACGCCATCGTCGGCTGCTTACGTCGCGGCACCCAGACCCTCAGGGGCTGCCAATGTTGCTGCGCCAATGTTCAGTCCGGCTGTACAAGGAGTGCAAGACAAGATTGCTGCTTCCCTGACCAGCACCGCGTGGCCCGAGCTCAGCCCCTCTCTCGATTCTCTTGGAAACTCCTCGTGGGCGCCGGAGGTGTACACGGATCGCTGCCTCACAGTGCCAGCCGAGAAATGGGGCGCCGACTGCGTGTACGGCGACAAGAAGTCCTCCAAGGTTGCAGTCGTCTTGGGGGACAGCATGGCCGCTAGTTGGATGCCAGCCATTCGCGGGGCCCTTGAACCGCAGGGCTATCGCATCGAAATGTTGACCAGGTCCGCCTGCCCAGTCTTTGCCGTGACGCTGGCCAACAAGGATCAGGAAGCTTGCGGGTCGCACCGAGCCGCTTCATTTGCCTACGTCGCCGAGCACAGGCCCGCCTTGGTAATCGTCGCCAATCTTGACTCCATCGGTAACACAGTTGCCGGCAAGGACGTGGCAGCAGCCATGGCAGAGTGGGAAACTGGCGGCCGAGACAGCCTGTCGAAATTGGGCACTTCGAGCAAGATCGCCATGCTTAGCGTTCCGCCTCGTGGCCCTAATCTGAACGATTGCGCTGTAGCTGGTAGCACGCCCCAGACATGTACGGCGCAAATCTCCGACTTCTGGTGGAAAGTCACTGCACGCGAAAAGGCTGCCGTTGAAGCGGAAGCCAAGGCCAACGTGCCGGTACGCTACATCGACGTATCCAACTGGTTCTGCACACCGACTGCGGTGTGCCCGCCCTACATCGGAAACCACCCTGTTCGCGTCGATGGCATCCACATGGTTGGCGAGTACACCGATACCCTGGCTGCTGTCGTGGCAGAAGCACTAAACGGTGATCCGGCCGCATCCTTGAAGCCATGA